AGCTCTGGGACTTCGTCAAGTCCCGCGAGGCGGCCATCGCGGCGCTCCGCCAAGACTGACGTGCAGCGCCTCGACTTGACTAGAGCTACGCGTAATCCTGCGTCGTCGGCTTGATAACTAGCTCCGCCACGTTCGCACGCGGCGGCAGGCAGGCCACCATCAGCGCCGCGGCGGCGACGTCTTCCGGCTGGAGCATCCGCGCCCGGTGTTCGGATGTCGGCGGCGTGGGGCGGTTTTTCAGGATCGGCGTTTCCACTTCGCCGGGGCAGATCGTCGTTACGCGCACGCCATTGCGGCCGTCTTCCAAAGACACGCTCGTGCCGAGCGCCGTCATGGCGAATTTCGAGGCGTTATAGCCCACGCCTCCCAACAAGCTCGCGCGCTTGCCGGACGTCGACGAGATATTGATGATCACGCCGTCCCGCCGTTCGCGCATCTGCGGCAGCACTTCGCGCATGCAATTGAACGCGCCGGACACGTTGATCGCGAACATCCGGTCCCAGTCTTCGCCGCTCAGCTCGTGCATCATCCGTTTCGGCACATTGATGCCGGCGCTGTTCACGAGGATGTGAATCTGGCCGAGCCGATAGCCAGCTTCCTGAAACAGCGCCGCCACCTGCTCGCGATTTCCCACGTCGGCCTGGCAAGTCAGGATCGTAGAATGCTTTGCCGCGGTTTCGGAGAGCTGTTCTTTGCCGCGCCCGGCCACC
The Planctomycetia bacterium DNA segment above includes these coding regions:
- a CDS encoding SDR family oxidoreductase encodes the protein MRLEGKAAVVTGGGSGIGQAIAWALAAEGCKVMVAGRGKEQLSETAAKHSTILTCQADVGNREQVAALFQEAGYRLGQIHILVNSAGINVPKRMMHELSGEDWDRMFAINVSGAFNCMREVLPQMRERRDGVIINISSTSGKRASLLGGVGYNASKFAMTALGTSVSLEDGRNGVRVTTICPGEVETPILKNRPTPPTSEHRARMLQPEDVAAAALMVACLPPRANVAELVIKPTTQDYA